The following nucleotide sequence is from Microbulbifer sp. A4B17.
ATTGGTACTGTGCGTTAATATTTTCCAGCCATTGCCGCCCATCTTTCAGTGAGAAATCGTTTAGGGGAATTTCCCCCTCCGCAATTTTGAAATCTCCATTGCGAGCACCATGGCTGACCAGGTGTATCAGAAGTAAATCTTCTTTGGGGGCCATTAACTGATCAATAGCATTGAGGCTTTCCTGGATACTGGTGCGGGTAGCCAGGGGGAAACCGTATCCGCCGCCGTTACTGAGGCGCAGCATACGTTGGTCGATGCTGAAGGCTTCATCAAGGCGCTCCGCTACCCAGTCCAGCTCCCTGGCGAATACTGGTGAGGTGCCATCACCACCTACTAACAGGGTGTAAATATCGCGTACGCCAGGCCTCTGCGAGGGGAGGCTGGCTATGGCATTTCGTAAGCGCTCACTCTCGCTATAGAGACGGGCTTCTGCTTGGGCGCCAGGAATATTCGCCTGTGCGCGCCAGGCGTCTTCGCTGGGGTAATAGATGCCTCCGGAGAAATAGCCAGACTCCTCAGTAGTATTTCCTTCAGCATCCGTACTTATTCGTACACCTTCGCCTTCTGCTTCTCCATAGCGAAAAGTGGCACGGAATACCGTGCCGTCGGGCTGGGTGAGTTCACCTTCGCCGGAGTAGGAGCCGTATTCGAAGCTGCCGGTATAACGATAGCCTTCACTATCCGAATAGCTGCCCTGTATTAAGGTGCCGTATTCAAAGGTGCCTTGGTAAAGGCTTCCATCTTCTTTTGTGAGCTTGCCTTCGCCGTGGAAGCTATAGTTCAAAAACTCGCCGCTGTAAGTTTCGCCATCATTCCAATTAAGGGTACCGTTTTGTAACTCTCCCTCAAGGAATTCCCCCGCCCACTCAGCTTCATCGCAGCTATAGCGGCCTTTGCCATGGAGCTCTCCGTTGAGGAACTCGCCTTCGTAGCTACAGCCATCACTTCCAGTTAACTCACCTTCACCTGTCATGCGACCCTCTCGAAAGTCGCCACGATAATGGCTGCCATTGGGCCATTCGAGCTGACCCGGCCCATGAAACAGGCCGTTAAGCATCTCGCCTTTGTAAACAGAGCCATCTGGCAAGGCGGTACCACCTGCGAACTGGCTTGGTTCACAGGCGCTGAGTAAGAACATAAACGGCGTTAAATAGGTGTATCTCATTCCATGATCCAGCGTCCGGCTTTTGGAATCAGACTAACAAAAAATGATGCCAAGTGGCCTCTATGTTTTATTCAGCTGGTCGAATTTAAGACCGTATTTATCTAAAAGTTGGCGTACCCGGTGTGAGTCGTTGTTGGATTTTTTTGAGGTGCGGCTCACTTGAAATAATTTGCGTCCGGCCTCTGCCATCGAGTTGGATTCTTCACAAACCTGAATTAGCCCAGCAAGTTTGATTTGCTCGTAGTAATCCATCTGTTCGAAGTGGTCGCGGCCCAATAATGCTTCAATACGGGCAAGAGGTAGCGGTGAATCTGTTAGTGGGTTTTGCCATTTAATTCGCAACCTATGGATTTCCTCTTCCACTACCTGAGTCGTGATACGCCCACCGTCGGCGAGGGTAC
It contains:
- a CDS encoding C13 family peptidase — its product is MRYTYLTPFMFLLSACEPSQFAGGTALPDGSVYKGEMLNGLFHGPGQLEWPNGSHYRGDFREGRMTGEGELTGSDGCSYEGEFLNGELHGKGRYSCDEAEWAGEFLEGELQNGTLNWNDGETYSGEFLNYSFHGEGKLTKEDGSLYQGTFEYGTLIQGSYSDSEGYRYTGSFEYGSYSGEGELTQPDGTVFRATFRYGEAEGEGVRISTDAEGNTTEESGYFSGGIYYPSEDAWRAQANIPGAQAEARLYSESERLRNAIASLPSQRPGVRDIYTLLVGGDGTSPVFARELDWVAERLDEAFSIDQRMLRLSNGGGYGFPLATRTSIQESLNAIDQLMAPKEDLLLIHLVSHGARNGDFKIAEGEIPLNDFSLKDGRQWLENINAQYQWVIVSACFSGQWIETLNSPNRVIFTSAAADRSSFGCSDDSERTWFSSALYGEALNQGVYNPEAWFEAAKLKVTEMEQEQGIKKSRHSLPQYSVGEDFLIWWQESNSTY